AAGAATTAATGAAATGAATGCAGAAACATCTCTATACAGTTTGAATCTTCACTCTGAAGTAGCAGCACTGATGGAATAAACTATGTGTCACCTTTGGCTATAAGATCAGGCCTACCAGTGCCTCCTGCTTGTGGTTGTCTTGTACTACCCACCAGGGTCTGTTAGAGTCAGCATGACTATTGCTTTCTTCCTCAGTAGCAGCAGGAAGATTAAGATCAAGGAAGTCCCTGATTTCTGCTACCGGTTCCTGAAGTACAACTGTTTGAAAGTTTCTACTCTCAGACCCAGCAGTCATATGAGATCTCTTGTGGCCACCCAAGGCTTGGCCTGATGGAAAAACTTTGAGGCAAATTGGGCACTCGTGCCCCTTGCTCTTCTTGGACTCAGTAACTGTTTCCACCTCATCATGAAAACCAGCACCACCCTGTTGCTGTTCCCCAAGATACTCACGGTCAGTGTTGTTCACGAGCTTGTGTTCGGTTGTTATTGGATCAGGAGAGAGATCAGTTTCAATGCTGTTTTCGCTGCTCTCATTTCTCGAAGCAAAGCATCCCTTGATCTTCTTGTGGCTAGCTCTATGGCCTCCAAGAGCTTGGTATGAGTGGAAGGTTTTATTGCAAGTGGTACACTCAAACTTGCCTCTCTTGTGAGAGTTCTTGCTTGATTCAGGTTCTGAAGCCTTGTCCACCCAGTTCTTGTTTGACTTCAATTCAGAGCCGAGAAGCTTTGTCTTGATCGAATTGTACTTGTTGCCGGTAGCAGCGGactttgataaaattgattcTGGTTCATTGACTCTGCTCCTCCCACGTTCCCCTTCTGAATCCTCCAATGCAGACCCATACTGAAGCTCAGAGTTGTTGACCTTTTCATACCCTTTACTAGAAACTCCGCTTTTGTTCGCTCCAAATCCATTTTCAATAGTCTCCACAGTAGCAGCAGTAGTAGTCAAACGCTGCGAACTCTTTCCTCTGATTGAGTTGGGATTTTCCGAATTCCCAACCTCCCACTTATTATCACTTTGCTTGATCATTCTTGCCGTGTTAGGCGTGAAGTCAGTGCTGCCATCAAATTTGGCAACCAGATTAGTTCGAACCGAAGATCGAGCTTCGAAATAAGCAGAGTTGTTGTCAGAGGACTCGGCAACAGAATGAGGACCACTCCAAGGACTCACATCCCTACTGAGCATCATCAAGCTCATAGCAACCTCTTCTTGCTCCTGCTCAACCTcagagagagaagaggaaggaTTGGCAAAAGACACAACCGAAGAAGTTGCTGCGGCAGAAGCAACCGTGTACCTCGTTCTTCTCTTGGACCTTCTTCTCTTATTTGGAGCAGTTGCTTCGTTATCAGACTGACTATCCATGATCACCTTAGCATTAGTCCACGAATCTTGATCTTCCAAGCTGTCAGAAGCTCTCTCTTTCTCGGAGTGGCATTTCATGTGACCAAACAAGGCCTTCCAAGAGTGGAACGCTTTGCCACACTCTTTGCAGAACTTGTCAAACACCAAAGCGTCTTCGCTCGAATGATCCGAGATTCTCCAAGTCTTCTTGGGGTTCTCTCGGAGGCCATAGCCAGCGTTGGTTGCAGCAGCTTCGGAATCTTTGTCTCCATCATTGTTGAGAGACGAGGAAAAAAGCTTCCTCGTCGGAAGCTTCTCTTTTTCCTCCGACGACAAGTTGGTGATATGAGACCTCATGTGGCCCCCCAAGGATCTGCCACAAGGGAAGCACTTGCCGCAGAACTTGCACGCGTGTTTGAATTCTTGAATTTGATCTCCTTCCATTGAATTGGGTGACGGATGAGTGAAGCAAAAGGGTTGGCCGTTGATTGGAGGCCGAATCAGAGAGTGTCCAGGAATGCTGAATTCATCGATCTCGTGACGCGAatcagagaagaagaaaagtagaACTGAAGAGACCCAGATCAGATTATTGATGTGAAAGTGCGAAAAGCTGCATCAGGGTACCCTTTTGCACTGAGGTTATTGGAGTTGCCAGAAAATTTGGAAAtctaaggaagaaaaagaggaaaaaggaagagGAAGTGAAGGAAAGGAAAGGAAAGTAGAAGAAGCAGGATTATGGTTAGTTgagtttggaagaaaaaatgaaaacttaaaaGAGGTGTGGTTACCTTTGTTGGCAATGATggcgaagaagaagaagaagaagaaggaaagagaggagaaaaataGGGAGAGAGATGATTTCTCTCTCTTCTGTCTACTTGACTATATTTGGAGGAGAAATCCATGCATGGAAGCAAAGATAAaaaagagggagagagagagaggatagCAGCACGTGTACTCAACTGAGGATACTACTCCATTCCCAATCGAAGGGTGTAAGATGTATCCACGTCAGCATCGAACAGGCGAGGAGGAACCTACGAAAACTAACTATTCCTTCCTTTGTCTTGCTATTAAGGAAATGGTTATTGCTATTTCCACCACTCACTTTCTCACACTTGAAGTGAAAGGTTCCACCCTCCGGCCGTTATTCTTTGGACTTTCTATTAGTGAATGGTTTTTATTTCAGTGATTAGAAAAGATTTTCAAGTGGGACCCATGCAAAGCCTGCTCCTATGCCCACTGTTTCCTGATTCTCTCTTTGGCACGTTTTTAGGGCATTTTCGTCATCCAACTCTCTCCTAACTGCCCTTTGCTTATCTTAGCTTCTTCTACTTTTCAACTTGTTAAGAGCAACAAAGATACAGCTAATTGTATAAATTGGTTAGGTggataaaaattaagtttaaggCAAAAAGCAATGCTAATTCGGCCTTGTAATTAAGTTTAAGGCAAACATGTTGGGTCTGAGTGTTTCCctgtttttgaattttctttgatATCACACGTACAAACTAtgagaaaaatgataatttggTGAAGGATCAATTTCCAATATTGACGTTACacataaatgattaaaatgatataattttggGTCGTTGTCATTTCAAGTATTTTCAATGGATAAAATTTGTGGTATGTCCCCACCCACACCCCCTGAAAACCAGTCATGCGTTTTTTCTATTATGTCGCAACTGTGTAATAAATTTCTCTTACCACTCAAATTTACCAAATGCACTCTTCAGATTCTTCTTTCTGTTATTAACTTCACACCTTTATATTCATACACGTAATCCTACATACAAGAGAGAACCCACAATGCAGCTCAAAACTCTCATTAAAACATAGCATAAATTTATATCTTATACAATAGTAAGTATAAACTGTTGTCAATTCTTATGATATTTTTTGCTCgattcttataaatttaaaataacaaaaacttaaGACTGAAATTCTCACTACTGTTAGAATAAGCATTTTCAAAATGCTTTCTAtgtccaataaaaaaaaatagaagaaatcaacaaatttatcatatataataatttatatttaaacaacGTTAGAACTGAAAATTATAGTTACACGTATAAAAGGAAATCAAATCTTACACCGTGTTGGTCTAACTTCATTTTCTCACTTAAAAGgtatttttataagttaaagTCAAAATAAAGTTTCAAAAATGAAGTTGAGATGAGCTgaaattttttacttaatttagttttagaattccttttaagttaaaaatttgtttggcaaaatggaaacaaattttcgttaatttttattcaacatatatttatgtttatgttagagttaaaaaagacataaaaacattaatttatgcATTTAAACGTTtcaagttttttaatataaaagtactttcattttaaaatattaattttaagaacaatatctttactaaaattatatatatatatatatatatatatatatatatatatatatatatatatatatatatatatatatataatataagggataaagaatattttaaatttcaaaatgtacGTTTATATTTAACtgtattatttattcattttaatgatatgcttttattttaagtgaCGAACGTttacaaataaaacatataatatttaaattctcTATGTCAAACTAAGActtcacaataaataaaatcattttaaaaataaaataaatatgtaagaattattttaaaaaaaaaatacggtGAAGTATTCAAATTCAGAAATCAATAAtgcttatataaaaaatttaagaaatcaaagaaaaaatttggtACTTTTGGTCGTGTCGGGATTTAAACAGGACCGTTCAAATAAGCTCtgtataacaataaaaaaaataattgtttgctagttttattaaaagtaatacttttttacatataattttttttatttttggtaaacTAATAAGAATGATTTTTGATTGATCAAGAGTGTAAtacttttttacatataatCATTAAATTCTATAGTTTAAGCACTTACATGACAAGAAAAATgcataacttttaaaaaaattgtctcaTAATTAACAGAAATGAATGTAAAATCCAATGCATTTTATTACCAAAAGGATATGGTGTTGGATTCCAAAGTAACAAAGAAGAATATCTTATAGTTAAAAAATCTTGATACCATCACTTCCTTTTAGTTAAAATAGACATCCATATATAGAAACTCAACCTCCATTCTAGATGCAGATGTGATTAGCAGGAGTTGAATTAATTAGAAAAGGGTATCTGAATAAGATTAGGCAAGGTTAATTCATTAAGAGAGGTTGAATAAAGAAGTAGTACAAGCTGTCTAGCATCGTGACTTGTGAGTGCCTTGTTATTTTAAGACAAAGGGTGCATTGGATCTTATTATTTCCTCCTAATTTTCTAACTATTATATGCTTACACATTGGCCACCATGGCTACCTTTAAAAGGGTCAAGACCCAAGTACGTGCCggcaatttttcatttttcaagcCGGCCACCTTCATGAACATCACTGTCTTATTACCACTCACTGTAATTACTTCATTTTGTGCCTCCTTTTGCCGGCAACTTAGTATTCTCGTTCGCTGTATTTGTCCATACTTTCGTTGTTCTAATGGCTGATCCACAcacacagaagaagaagaagaagcttcaTATGCAAAAGGGTAGCATTAGAATATGatgtttcaaaataataaatatactataTGATTGGACTTTCTATCCCTCCCTGTTAATTTTCTATTTAGGTAACATGTGCATGCACATAATGCATGCGGTGTGCCTAGCACCAGCTACCACACCTTCACTCGATGTACACTCCCCACATTTTTTAGCCTCTATCAAAAATATGCTATTTATGTGTATGCCCTTTTATGTATATACTAATCTGAAAGAAGAAACTGTGTATAGACTTGTGAGAAAATTGAGTAATTTGATGAGAAAAGGCCAACAGAATGGAACTTCCGTTGTCATGTCATcactttttttccttaaaaaaatggAAGTAGATGGATAATGGATTTACATCATGATGGTGGCGCACGTGAAAACTTAAATTTGGAGAGCACGAGTCGTTAAAAGTAACGCTGCATTGAACGGTACTAAATACTGAGGTACATGAGCTGGTGTACTAGATGAaattttaagcataaaaatttaacaaattcaGAGGGTCCACAGAAGAAAAATAGATggaccaaaataaatatttaacgaGAATACAGCTGAGCATATAGTTTGCTTCGATGTTGTTGAACTTCTCTGTACTAACTGGTATATAATAGAGTACAACGCAGAGAATTCACACACCAGACTTGTCTCTTTTGGCCCTCATTAAAGCATCTGGGATCTGTCAATCTCTCCATGCCCCCCAAACAACCTTCACTTCTGTGGGAAGATTTTTGCCTTTGCAAAACTCATAACAGAATTAACAAATATAACCATCAAACATGTGGATAGTGGACACAGCTTTAATAACtagtttaagtttaaaaatctatttattaacATCATATTAAAGTCATGAACGAGAgtctattttaacaaaattcattaattgttgGATATATTAGTATCTAGCTTCACTTAGGAATTCCACTTCTTAAATGTAAATGTGTTAAATGTATTGAAAGAGTGTTTTATCAGACTTatgtttatgataaaagataCTTATGGTCTTGAAAGTAAGAGAGTTAGCAGAAAGAGAATTGAACACTCAGTGGTTAGTGACTAGTCACACTACTTGTGTTCCACTCTAGAGAATGTAGTAGCATATGCGGTGTGAGATGCTTTTCTTAAGGTTTGTGCTAGATTAGCCATTCAAAAGGGTAGCTATATCCGTGATCAAGTTCTGGAAACAGTGTCGGTGGCAGTTGATTGAGGTGAGGCATACACGTGGTTTAGTGTTTAGACAACAGAGCTTAGTTTTGCTTAGCTCTTCCACAAGCTCTaccttttctttaattatagatctagttgttgttgttggtagTCTTAATTCCTAACCACCCTAAAGTTGCTTTTGGAGAAATTACCTTCATTCATGTCGCATACTGCTCTTGATGAAGTTTGATAATGTACAAATGAAAGCTCAAATGATTCTGAATGGCCTACATATGTAGGTGAATTCAATGCACATAATTGCTAACAAGCACTTGATTTCTAAGCTTTCAAGCTGCTTTTTGCAGACACCCTCTTCGTGTAATTATCAGAAGaagaattgtaaaaaattaGACAGAGGTTAGTTGAAGATGTAATAGATGTCTTAGCCACTTTGTTAAGGTTTCAATTTTCTATTGGTCCGTTTAGATGTGGCCAAAACATTAGTGATTGATGTTAGAAAAATGATCAGAAAGTAgaactttcttttcctttggtGGGTGATTAGATAGTAGCAGATACTGATTTGCTGTAAGCAGGGTAGGCTTTAATCAACTCCCAagcttgtattttttttagaaaagttccgttaaaaaaatgaatattaccCTCACAgagataaatagaaaaaaaaaaaatcgacaATGGCTGATGAATAagagccttttttttttctttttttttttctatatagaaGGTGTAGCTAAAAGGTGCATGTGTTGCTTCATTGAAGCTAAAAGGTGCATGTGTTATAGAGAGGAAGTCATCACCAGAAATGCTTTGGGGATACtcaaaaagaattattaaatttaattgtaagaAAAGGGAGTTTTGTCTGagtaataaaataagttttgtgATAATGTGGGACCACACCATACCTGTGCTTTTATATGAAAAGTGAGACTTGGTGTAGAAAACCACCATCATCACGTTTCTACCTTTGTATTTTGGGTTCAAAGTGCAAACAAAGCAAAATGTCCTGCGCCAAGTTAACTACATTCGAAAATGTAAGGGAATTCTTACCTTAAAAATTCCTATGTTAATTATATCAAAGTAACGGTATCATAATACGTTGAAACTCTCACGTcgtcgattagagataaggttaattttataacatataagtgaggtgcaaatcttatcttacaagttggttttgtgaggttgagttaaatataaaacttcATTTTCTAATATGATATCAGAACTATAtgttagaagtcccacatcaactaaaaataaaatcaattttataagtGAGGTGATTTTATGAAGTTGACTTACATGTAAAACctcactttctaatataatacactttcaattcatttaatataaagtataaaaataaaataattataaaagtataaaattttatatttcatcaaaaaaaaaaaagtattaaataaatgtaaagaaaatCAGGTGTGTTAAGGCTAAGTTCATTAGCTCATCTTCGTCATCGTCAATTTATCGTAACTATCAAATTTTAATCGAATCCTTCACTTTTTCTCTTAActcatccttttcttttctttttcttttgtatcttCATTCCTGTGGCTACACTCcatttaattataaatctaTTTTTCCCTTTTAATCTTCCTTCTTTCATCACTTTACTTTTCCTGAAGCGTTAACGTCTTTTctaattaactttttctttattcaatttatgataaaatatgtttaaattttagaaatttacgAAACTAATTTAATTAGTATAAGAGAATTTAAAAGTTCAGTTAAAAAAGtacttgaaattttttatgCCATTTTATCTCTTACTTTTTCGTATTTTTTCTGTCATTTGGGTCAACTTCACTCAAAACATTATTAGCTTccttaaacttaatttttctttttgttattatttgtcaatgtttttttataatcaacgttagagttattttttattattaacatagATTATAGTTGAGAATCATTTCtcgattaatattaatttggATATCAAccaaagtttttatattaatgtcaattaaattatttttcaaccaAAGTAAATTAtggattttaattaatatttttataggttatttttttttattaacgtTGTTGgattatttatatctttatgTAGATCGCAACTATTCTTTAGTTGACTAATGttagtgaaattattttttattttaaaagttgtaatattttat
This genomic stretch from Vigna radiata var. radiata cultivar VC1973A chromosome 7, Vradiata_ver6, whole genome shotgun sequence harbors:
- the LOC106766973 gene encoding uncharacterized protein LOC106766973 yields the protein MEGDQIQEFKHACKFCGKCFPCGRSLGGHMRSHITNLSSEEKEKLPTRKLFSSSLNNDGDKDSEAAATNAGYGLRENPKKTWRISDHSSEDALVFDKFCKECGKAFHSWKALFGHMKCHSEKERASDSLEDQDSWTNAKVIMDSQSDNEATAPNKRRRSKRRTRYTVASAAATSSVVSFANPSSSLSEVEQEQEEVAMSLMMLSRDVSPWSGPHSVAESSDNNSAYFEARSSVRTNLVAKFDGSTDFTPNTARMIKQSDNKWEVGNSENPNSIRGKSSQRLTTTAATVETIENGFGANKSGVSSKGYEKVNNSELQYGSALEDSEGERGRSRVNEPESILSKSAATGNKYNSIKTKLLGSELKSNKNWVDKASEPESSKNSHKRGKFECTTCNKTFHSYQALGGHRASHKKIKGCFASRNESSENSIETDLSPDPITTEHKLVNNTDREYLGEQQQGGAGFHDEVETVTESKKSKGHECPICLKVFPSGQALGGHKRSHMTAGSESRNFQTVVLQEPVAEIRDFLDLNLPAATEEESNSHADSNRPWWVVQDNHKQEALVGLIL